ttaattatcatatatatgttaatcatattaggtaatttggtagcttttatttaaggaaataaatttacgtagcttttatttaaggaaataatttaagactactaattaatatgataattagtttaataaaaagtataatatatatgtatatggaccaacatatttttctaaggatttctgagaatcatcctagtgatgacaagtggctacaaaacatgttgtaatgttcCAGGATCAATATACAGGGGATAATCTATTAATGTAGATTCTATCTTCTATTGCATTTAGAGAAATATGACTGGGATTCATATCTATCATATagtaaaacaatattataatgTTGATTCCTTTCTTTTTGTCAAATATTCATGTTGATTCATACAGGTACAATGGTTGGCAAATGACCAAGGATTCTCTCTACCGTCTTACTTTCTTGTTCTTTGAATAGCATTCCGAGGTGTCATGATTCTTCTTCCTGCAAAACTCACACCATTTTTCGCTCCCGGAAGCTTCTTCATCCATAAGCCTTTGCCTCCATTCATCACCTCGCAACATCTCAACAACCTCAGTGATTGTAACGTCTTTTAAAGTTCGAATGTATGATACAGACTCATGATAACTGGCGGGCAACTTCATAAGAATCCTAAAGATGACATCATCATCAGGAATGTTTTTTCCATAGAACCTTAACCGGTTAGCAAGATTCATCACTCTCCAAGCAAACTCGTCAACACTTTCATCTTCTCCCATTATCAAATTCTCATACATCATCCCAACATTCTGTTTCTTCATACTCCGAATCCTCTCTGTTTCTCCAAACTCCGCCTTCAAAAGTTCCCATGCTTGCTTCGACGAGGTAGCTCTTGCTATCCGAAGAAAGATCGTGTCAGTTACCGACATCTGAAGCATATAAAGAGCCGACATATCCTTGATTCTTAGATCTCTCTGTGACTTAGCCAATTCTTCTTCCATAGGCTGATCCGAGGTTTCATCCTCTATAACATCCCATAGGTCACGAGACATCAGTAAGGTCTTCATTTTGATACTCCAAAGCTCATATTCGTCTCCATTGAACACCGGAACAAGCTGTTGCATCTGCGTTTGAGCCTCCATGGCTACTATGACTATTTCTTGTTGTCAAAGATGAAGATAAAAACGTCATAAGCAACtacaaatcaacaaaactaCACACATGATCTATAGTTTTCTAATTATCCTAAACATGGTTAGAAAACATTGAGCTCAaaaaacttctttttctttttcttttatctatAGCAAACTTGAACAAAATTCAAGAATGTCAAGATTCCAGAACTTAAAGAACCTGCGGGGTTTATAAGCTGAAATTACCTTGGCTTTGCCACTAAGAACTCGTAGTGTAGATACGATCTCAAATTTGTGTCGGTGAGAAATCTATACTTGTTACTCTCTGCTCTTTACTGTTCTAAGAGGAAGAAAAAGAGTGAAGTCTTTGTTTCTCAACTCAATTATACACAGACACATCAAAAACACGTGCCACGAGTCTATGAATGGAAATCCACCTAACGCACCActactaaaataataattttttttttttaagactacataaatattttgttttttctttttgttgaaatTTGTTTCGTTAAACATCCGATCAATTAACAAGGATACtaatcaagaaaattaaaacaaattttaaatatcaaacAATATCTGAGattcttaagaaaatataacaaagagaaaaaaaaatcatgtattcATTTATCAATTCAATTAGAATTTAGACCAAACAAAGCACTAAAGTCAAACACCAAAACAAACGAATGCTTTCTTCCCATCAAGTGGCAAAACAAACGCTCTACTTACTCTGGACAGCGAGCAATCACATCACAGTACTACTCACCGGAATGTCTCTCAGGGAGACAAACCCTCAACTAATTCTCTAACATGATGCAAATTTGCTACAACCCAAACTTACAAAGAACTTGACTGAAACCTAgtattatttttctctttctcaTCATGCATTTAATTGAAAACCTTCGGTCATAACAAAAGATAGACCAAAACGAAAAACGAAATCACAAGAAAAACTTTTACTTCCCACTCCTCTTTTCTCCGTCTTTCCGTCAATGGCACTTGGGAGACTTTAACCTTTCTGATGCTCCGTTTGCTTTGAGTGACATTTTCCGAAGAGTTTGACGTTTCACGTTCGTCACCGTGACTTTTTTCCACACCAGTGACCGATTCTTCTACAGATTCTTGAGCCGAATTGTATTCATGCACCAGCAAGAAATCAATAAGATCGCAAATAGAAAGCGTTTCCGCTTCTCCGACCAACGCTTCATTAAACCTTAAAGGCAAAGAGGAAAGAATCTTGTCCACCACTTCTTTATCTTCGATCTCCCATCCACAAGACCTCATACGAAACACAAGTTCCATTACCTTCCCAGTGAATTCATGAACTGTTTCCGTGTCGCTCATTTTCATATCATCATACTCTTTCTTGAGATTAAGAAGTTTTCTAGCTTGATACATAGGACCGCCTAGTGATTTCGCTGACAAAATCTCCCATGCCTCCTTTGATGATGTAGCAGAAGCTATCCACGGAAAAATCTCAAAGGTTAATGCGTTTTGGATCATATGAAGCGCTGTTGTGTCCTTCATTTCCATCCATTGTATCCACGAGGCTGAAGCAgtggatgatgatgacgatgcaTAACCTTCTTCAAATTTTTGATATGCCGATGAAATTTCCTCTTGTTGAACTATTCCTGTCTCCACGACATCCCATAGATCGATAGCCTTCAGAAAGGTTTTCATTTTTACGCTCCAACACTCATAATGAGTCCCATCGAACACAGGAACAACCATCGTCATAAGCCCTGAatcaaaacttaaattttattccCAATAAGTCAAAAAGGTATTTTGAGCAAAGATAAATATCTACACCAAAAAACACCTAACTATTAGCTGGACTATGGATCAATATCtcaataataactaaaaaaacaTGGAAGAAGAAATTATAAGCACAAACACTAAAATATGAGAGACTTAAATGAGTTAaatcatatatacatattacTGTCATGTTTTCAAACCAGAGCAAGTTTGCAAGACACGTGCACGTCAATAGAGTTGCATAGACATAACacatacaaaaatattatgtaaattATCGCCACAAGTTATAAGAGAAATATAAGATCTTCTGAATTGTTGCTTCTCCCCAGCTTACGTATATGGAATTGTCAGATTCAGTAAGAACTAGAAGATGCTAAACTTGGTCAAAGAAAAAACCAGCAAATTCATATAAAGCACACACCATGAAAAATGCACAGTGTATTGTAGAAACTTCAAATCTGAAACCGAATCATTGTTTCtgaaaagatttataaattattcCAAAAGAGGGATCTTGTAGGAAATCGACATTGTACCTGATCGTATCAAGTATACGAGCACACCCCAAAAAAACAGCTGCGCATATAACcctaatattttctatttataactCTAATAATTCTAGTTATAACCCTAATTTTGGTAGAAAACCGTGtagtttaaaaggaaaaaaatccGAGATCTTTGAGAAGGAAACGGAAGCCAAATACAAATTAGTTAAGATtcgttttgatttttatattattcagaagatttttttaattataatcgGATTATTAGGTTTTGCcgttagtaattttttttcattttttgaagaACAGCTGGAGATGCCAAGTTGATGCCTCTTGGACGGACTCAACAGCTGGAACGGGTTTGGGCATGGCTTTATCTTCTTGGAGTTTGATTAAAGAGGTGATCACCGGACAAAGAAAATGCCAACAACTGAAATCGCCACTCCTCTGTTTGAGCAATTATAACAAGCTATAATagctttttgatattttcttagGATTTATAAACTCCTCTGTTTCAAACCTTATAATATAATCTAGGGGATGATTGATTATGGCTGTAGATGCTGTAGAAAGCAAAATCTGACTGAAAGACATATATATCAACCAATcaagctttcttttttttaaaaatctcacagcaaaaaaatctctacaaaaTTGAAATATGGCTGTAGAAAGCTTTATTTCCAGAGCAAAACATAAGTGCTTTGTAAAGTTACAGCAACCAAAACTACAGCAAATAAATCTACAGATAAAATATTACAgccaaaaacataaaactacAGTCCTTATCAATCAACCCCCTAAACGCTAATAATCCATTAACAAGATTACAAGCTGACATGAAGCTTTAGTCAGAGATCTCAACTCCTTTTGTATCAGCATACGCTTCTCCGTGTCCGTATCCGTTGAATATAGAGTTATCGTAGCAGTCTTTAAACAATGAGCGTTTTTCAGAATGTAAGCGGCAACTTCTTTTGCTTCCACTAGTGTTCCTGCATAGCCTATCCATTCAAGAGTTTTCAGATGGGACCTTAAGCATTCAGCAACAGAGCTCGGTTGATCCTTAATCTCTCTCTTAGGAAACGAAGGTTCCTGAAAAaaacatcaatatatatatgatggtCAACAAAAGGTGGTTTTTGTCCGACCCGCCCACAGATCCTATTCAAAGCCTAAGAGGAGAAACTGTGATTTTACCTGGATGAGCTTGAGAGATCGTAGCTTAGGAGAATCTTCAAGCAAAGGCATAAGCAGACTAAACTGAATAGTGCCGTAAGTATGTAGTTCCAGATGAAGAATCCGTTTGCAGATTAATGTACCCTTAAGATGTGAACTGCACGCGAGACACAAAATCATTTGTTATGTTCAAATAAACAAAACGTAGGTAGCGTGGAAAGAAAGTTTCAAGCGTTTTACCAATATTGAAGGGGATAAACTTAAGGAAAGATGCTCAAGTGAAGTAAAACCACAGGTTTCTGAGGAACATAACCACAGGTTTTTGAGGAAACATTAAGGCATCGAAACTGAGAGCAGTTTTAAGCTACTATAAAACCGTGacatttatatgaaaatagttAATTGCCTTTTCAAACGCTCTCTAGGGCGAACTCTCTCTCAGTGAAGACGCTGCCGCCGCTCGTAACCCTCGACGCCGGTGAGGCCTCTGGCCACCGGCGTCGGGTCCTCTGTATCACCTCCTGTTCTCTACTGTCTTCCCCCGAATTCATCGTTGTCTCCATTTCTCGAGCTAGTATCCTCGTCGTCTCCAACTtcgcttccttgtcggaccctATCGCCGCTTCCCTTGCTCCTCCCCTTGTCACCGCCGCCTCTCCTGTTCTCCTCCTCGTCACCACTCACACTCTCACGGCGAGCAGAAAGGCCAGATCTAGAAGACTCATCGGATCTGCTCGCTGTTTCGTTTCAACCGTGACTCCGCTGGGTGTATTTCTCCCACCGGAGCTAGCCATTCGACATCCCGTCTCTTCACCGGTCGGAACTCTTGAGCTTTTGGTCAGGAACCCTCTTCGACGGATTCCATCAAACGGAACTCTTGGTATGGGCTTTCATTTCTTAATATCAGGTTTGTGGATCAGCTCAGGGTCCAACTAGAGGAATAGGTCTCGATACGGTAATATCGGAGCCCTTGCTCTCAGTTTGGCCTCAGATCCCATCCCTTTGTTGAATATAGCCAAGAGATTATCATCGCCTCGGTCAGGATCTGAACAATACTCTGTCTTGATAAATCTAACTCAAAGGTTTTCTATCAGTTCAATCCCTGCAACTCCACGAGTCATCAGAAGTTCCAAGCACACAGAACCAGCGATTCCCACAGATGTGGTATTAGCTTGCTATCACCCTTTTACCCTGTATCCTCATCCACAGCAAAACACTCCTTCGAAGCTCAGCTCCGCTGTACTTTCTGGAATTTGTCCTCTCATGATTAGCTTGATACAGCTTGGTGAAATTCGTTGTTGTTTGGTCTCCGTAACTCTCTGGCTCCGACACGGTAATGTTGGAAGTTGGAGTCAAAGCGTGAACTCAACAACTGGTGGTCCATCAAGCCTGGTTCGGTGCTTACCTCAGGTCCTCAAGTTTAAGGAAATCAAGTCTTCATGGCCGGTTATAGCATCAAATACACAAAGGAAATCAGAGACGAAAGGAGCATCAACTGTTTCACTATCTAGCTTACCGAACAATTTGCTCTCCGGAATGTTTGAGATTCACATAGTCTCCCGGGTCAGTATTGTTGGTGTTAGAGCTTACTGCGTTCGTCCATTGTTTCTGAATAGTAGCGCCAAATATGGGCAAATAAGGCCTTTCTCTATCGTTCTTGTTTACGGTTCCAGAGTTATACCTCAGCTGCTCTTGCAGGCCAACAGCGGCTTGATCATTTGTAAGACTGATGCGATGTGGAATAAAGACAGGAAGACAGCAGGGTTAGGATGGGTCTTCTCAGGCCAAGCTCTAGATTTTCCGATCCATGGATCCCTAAGGCAAAGCTACATCAGATCATCCCTCGCAGCGACATCAGCCCTTTTCTTGGTGCTAATCTTAGAGTTCTCAACACTCAAGGTTTTCTCCAACAATTCAACGCTCGTCAGAGCTATCTCCAGTAGCCTCCAGTCTAAAGAAATCATCGTGGTGAAAGATATACGATCAATCTCCTCTGGATTTGCATCAATCTGCTTCTGCAATTTCTCAAAAAATGCTTTAGTTGATGTTTTAGCAAAAAGGCTCTTCAAACCTTCTTATCTTTATTTTTGTAATGGACTTCAAGAGTTGGGTCATCTTTGGACCTATTCTCTACTTTCTTAGTTTAATGGAAAATtatgtgacaaaaaaaaaaaccgtgACATTTTGATTCACCTGGTTGAGTTTTAGACTTTTGTAGGTTATGAGAATGTTGGAGAATACTCAGAATTAGATTCACCGATTTTTGTTGTGAAGTAGTTTGAGATGAAGCATAAGATGTTCAGGGTAATGATAAGGAGCTCTCAAGCTATAATagctttttgatattttcttagGATTCATAAACTCATCTCTTTCAAACCTTATAATATAATCTATAATGCTAATAATTCACTAACCAAGAGAAGCATGACATTCATCTTAAAGGTTTTTTGTGTTGTTGTCGTTGCATGGCTTTACTATCTCATCTAATAAGATTTCAAATCCAAAATCTCTTTcttaagattttaaatatttgattacaAGCTGGCATAAGGCGCCTGAAGCTTTAGTCAGAGATCTCAACTCCTTTTCTATCAGCAAAAGCTTTTCCGTGTCGTTTGAACGTAGAGAGATCGTAGCAGTCTTCAAACAATGAGCGTTTTTCAGAATGTAAGTGACGACTTCATTCTCTTCCAGTGTTCCTGCATAGCCTTTCCATTCAAGAGTTTCAAGATGGAAGCTCAAGCATTCATGAAGAGAGCTCGGTTAATCCTCGAAATCTCCCGTTGTAAAGCCATGtttctgaaaaatataaaagcatTCAACTTAACCCTCGTGAAACAATATTACTAGACCGATTTGGTTTTGGAGTGAACAATAATCTAATGTGATATTACCTTGTTGAGCTTGAGAGATCGTAGCAAATGCATAAGCAGACTCAACCGATCGATTGTGTTGGACCTACGTAGTTCCAGTTGAAGAATCGGTTTGGAGATTGATGTACCCATAAGATGTGAAGCCTGCACgcgagaaaaaacaaaaaaaaaaaatcatttgttatgttcaaagaaaacaaaacaaaaaaaacctaGAAAGAAAGTTTCAAGCGTTTTATACCATTGAAGGGTACAAACTTAAGGAAAGATGCTCAAGTGAAGTAAGAACTTTCATGAGCTTCCCTGTTTTTGACTCATGCACGGAAATATTAGCCTCCACCAGCTTAGGCATATCCtcaacaaaattaaaacaacCTACACGATCATGGATCTTTAAGTAGTTCAAAGAAGGAGCGTTTATCTCGAATCTTGGGTCATCTAAACCACAGGTGGCACATTCTGAAGTAATGGACAGTCTCTGTAGAGAAGGGACTGATATGGTGTACAAGAAAT
This genomic stretch from Raphanus sativus cultivar WK10039 chromosome 3, ASM80110v3, whole genome shotgun sequence harbors:
- the LOC108844601 gene encoding uncharacterized protein LOC108844601 → MEAQTQMQQLVPVFNGDEYELWSIKMKTLLMSRDLWDVIEDETSDQPMEEELAKSQRDLRIKDMSALYMLQMSVTDTIFLRIARATSSKQAWELLKAEFGETERIRSMKKQNVGMMYENLIMGEDESVDEFAWRVMNLANRLRFYGKNIPDDDVIFRILMKLPASYHESVSYIRTLKDVTITEVVEMLRGDEWRQRLMDEEASGSEKWCEFCRKKNHDTSECYSKNKKVRR
- the LOC108846596 gene encoding uncharacterized protein LOC108846596; this translates as MTMVVPVFDGTHYECWSVKMKTFLKAIDLWDVVETGIVQQEEISSAYQKFEEGYASSSSSTASASWIQWMEMKDTTALHMIQNALTFEIFPWIASATSSKEAWEILSAKSLGGPMYQARKLLNLKKEYDDMKMSDTETVHEFTGKVMELVFRMRSCGWEIEDKEVVDKILSSLPLRFNEALVGEAETLSICDLIDFLLVHEYNSAQESVEESVTGVEKSHGDERETSNSSENVTQSKRSIRKVKVSQVPLTERRRKEEWEVKVFLVISFFVLVYLLL